The Bacillus sp. Y1 genome has a window encoding:
- a CDS encoding DMT family transporter, translating to MKNTLLGSLYLILASSIWGGMYVVVKVVVSVIPPLELVWMRYLVAIVALLIIGLITRQKWRIEKRYFLIIIAIGIIGNAISIVAQETGTMLSTAQMGAIITSSTPTFMVVFARLILKERLTLKKGISVLLATMGVLLIVGIGDVNMSSTLGGIALFIAALTWALMSVLVKRLPSDYSQIVVTTYSILVALIVLTPFVLPRLHEINISQLTDPTIWGGLLYLGIVSTACGFLLWNRGLQMLNASSGGIFFFFQPLVGTLLGWLILGETIGVTFWIGSILILTGVYSLSSRKNNMNKPLQLY from the coding sequence ATGAAAAATACCTTATTAGGTTCTTTATATTTGATACTTGCTTCAAGTATTTGGGGCGGAATGTACGTTGTTGTTAAAGTGGTAGTATCGGTTATCCCTCCACTTGAACTTGTGTGGATGCGGTATTTAGTAGCTATTGTTGCGCTTCTCATTATTGGCTTGATCACTAGACAAAAATGGCGAATTGAAAAACGTTACTTTTTAATAATCATAGCCATAGGGATCATTGGTAATGCGATTTCAATCGTTGCTCAAGAAACGGGTACAATGCTCTCCACAGCACAAATGGGAGCGATTATAACTTCTTCAACACCAACATTTATGGTTGTATTTGCTCGCTTAATTCTTAAAGAACGATTGACATTAAAAAAGGGAATATCCGTTCTTTTAGCGACAATGGGAGTACTTCTTATTGTTGGAATCGGCGATGTTAATATGTCCAGTACTCTTGGAGGTATTGCCCTATTTATTGCAGCTTTAACGTGGGCGCTCATGTCTGTACTCGTAAAGCGATTGCCGAGTGATTATTCACAAATTGTGGTAACAACCTATTCCATTTTGGTCGCTCTAATCGTGCTCACTCCTTTTGTTCTGCCACGATTACATGAAATTAATATATCCCAACTGACTGACCCGACCATTTGGGGAGGACTCTTGTATTTGGGGATTGTTTCAACAGCATGTGGATTTCTACTTTGGAATCGCGGATTACAAATGCTTAACGCCTCAAGCGGGGGGATCTTTTTCTTCTTTCAGCCATTGGTTGGAACCTTACTTGGATGGCTTATACTTGGAGAAACGATAGGTGTAACCTTTTGGATCGGCTCTATCCTAATTCTCACAGGTGTTTATTCGTTATCCTCGAGAAAAAATAATATGAATAAACCCCTTCAACTTTACTGA
- a CDS encoding GyrI-like domain-containing protein produces MKLKVINSVRTNNFNDDLLLYKITKLWEQASNDLANQVATIYGLYHNYESDYKGDYSLSIAIEDNNSEPLLELPNHTKYEIFKVDTGEELGVINTWRKIWEREDAGTLARAYSYDFEKYYPDGEIEIYIALK; encoded by the coding sequence ATGAAATTAAAAGTTATAAACAGTGTGCGAACTAATAACTTTAATGATGACTTGTTGCTCTATAAGATTACAAAATTGTGGGAGCAGGCATCAAATGATCTGGCTAACCAAGTGGCCACTATATACGGATTGTATCATAACTACGAGAGTGACTATAAAGGGGATTATTCATTAAGTATTGCCATTGAAGATAATAACAGTGAACCTTTACTTGAATTACCGAATCACACAAAATATGAAATCTTCAAAGTAGATACAGGTGAAGAACTGGGGGTTATAAACACTTGGAGAAAAATATGGGAACGTGAAGACGCTGGTACATTGGCTAGGGCATACTCCTATGATTTTGAAAAATATTACCCCGATGGTGAAATTGAGATTTACATAGCATTAAAATAG
- a CDS encoding HXXEE domain-containing protein, whose amino-acid sequence MDRVKEYDVSKIKKLLLLFPPLYLIHDIEEIITVEKFLEENSSIIPYGVTTLEFLFAFIILWILASIGCYKAFLDKKFIGMKPTTYLAFLVPGILLANGIGHFLQFIFFKDYVPGVITSIFILYPYSFFTAKFLIGERVITKKRLLSYLLIGFVLQVPLALIALYISKLII is encoded by the coding sequence ATGGACAGAGTTAAAGAATACGATGTATCAAAGATTAAAAAGCTATTATTACTTTTTCCACCCCTATATTTAATTCATGATATTGAAGAAATTATAACAGTTGAGAAATTTCTTGAAGAAAATTCAAGCATTATACCCTATGGTGTCACCACTTTGGAGTTTTTATTTGCTTTCATTATACTGTGGATTTTAGCTTCAATAGGCTGTTATAAAGCATTTTTGGATAAAAAATTTATTGGCATGAAACCAACTACTTACCTTGCGTTTTTAGTACCAGGCATTCTTTTGGCAAATGGTATCGGTCATTTCTTACAATTTATTTTCTTCAAAGACTATGTTCCTGGCGTAATTACATCAATCTTTATTTTGTATCCTTATTCTTTTTTTACAGCTAAATTTCTTATTGGAGAAAGAGTAATCACTAAAAAAAGACTTCTTAGCTATTTGCTAATAGGATTTGTATTACAAGTACCACTTGCGCTAATTGCACTCTATATTTCAAAACTCATAATATAA
- a CDS encoding MerR family transcriptional regulator: MNYTIGQVAQMNHLSISQLRYYDNQGLLPFLKRTEKGNRVFDDDALKFLELIICLKNTGMPIKEIKKFVDWSMNGDHTTPQRLEMIKQHEITVFQQIQETEENLKRIQQKIARLEREMNKS, encoded by the coding sequence ATGAATTACACAATAGGACAAGTTGCACAAATGAATCATTTATCTATTTCTCAATTACGTTACTATGACAATCAAGGTCTGTTACCTTTTCTCAAAAGAACTGAAAAAGGCAATCGAGTTTTTGACGATGATGCACTTAAATTTCTAGAACTTATCATATGTTTAAAAAATACTGGAATGCCAATCAAGGAGATTAAAAAATTTGTTGATTGGTCAATGAACGGAGATCATACTACCCCTCAACGACTAGAAATGATAAAACAACACGAAATTACGGTTTTTCAACAAATTCAAGAAACTGAGGAAAATCTTAAAAGAATCCAACAAAAAATAGCAAGATTGGAACGTGAAATGAATAAAAGCTAA
- a CDS encoding SDR family NAD(P)-dependent oxidoreductase, producing MKKFAFVTGANKGIGYEIVQQLVEKDYHVFLGARNEELGQKAVQTLGFTNVTFVKIDISDTQSIQNALKKILDVTDHLDLLINNAGIALDFNISPSELKLETLRQGFEVNFFGTFQMIQVFLPLVKKAHRGKIVNLTTDMASQTMFDNGEAGHLNLLGYNSSKTAVNSLTLAFGKEFGTSGPEILGITPGFTTTDLNGNAPGGKTAAEGAQIIVKHALSETNYNGKILNTNGIIPW from the coding sequence ATGAAAAAATTCGCTTTTGTAACAGGTGCCAATAAAGGGATTGGATATGAAATTGTTCAACAATTAGTAGAAAAAGACTATCACGTATTTTTAGGAGCTCGAAACGAGGAACTGGGTCAAAAAGCGGTACAAACTTTAGGTTTTACAAATGTTACGTTTGTTAAAATTGATATTTCTGACACACAATCCATTCAAAATGCATTAAAAAAGATTCTTGATGTAACTGACCATTTAGATTTACTAATTAATAACGCTGGTATCGCACTTGATTTCAATATTTCACCTAGTGAATTAAAATTAGAAACACTTCGTCAAGGATTTGAGGTTAATTTCTTTGGAACATTCCAAATGATTCAAGTCTTTTTACCATTGGTTAAAAAAGCTCACCGTGGTAAAATTGTTAATTTAACTACGGATATGGCATCACAAACAATGTTTGACAATGGTGAAGCGGGTCACCTTAATTTATTAGGATATAACTCATCAAAAACTGCTGTGAATTCTTTGACATTAGCATTTGGAAAGGAATTTGGTACTAGCGGTCCAGAAATTTTAGGTATTACCCCTGGTTTTACCACTACTGACCTTAATGGAAATGCTCCTGGAGGCAAAACAGCTGCAGAAGGTGCACAAATCATTGTTAAACATGCATTAAGTGAAACAAATTATAATGGTAAAATCCTTAATACAAATGGGATTATCCCTTGGTAA
- a CDS encoding NAD(P)H-dependent oxidoreductase, which translates to MKTLVIITHPNLEQSRINRAWMEELKNYEEITLHTLYQAYPDGKINVDHEQRLLESHDRIILQFPFYWYSTPGLLKQWQDEVLSYGWAYGEGGDKLHGKELGLAISTFGPKDSYQTTGYNNFSMETLTTPLQQTSNLIGTRFMPLFILNGVMHVSDEQLTENAKAYVDYVLQPSLNKNVF; encoded by the coding sequence ATGAAAACACTTGTTATAATAACTCACCCAAATCTTGAACAATCTAGAATTAACCGAGCTTGGATGGAAGAATTAAAAAACTATGAAGAAATTACGCTTCACACGCTTTATCAAGCTTACCCAGATGGAAAAATAAACGTAGATCACGAACAACGGCTGTTAGAATCCCATGATCGAATTATTCTTCAATTTCCATTCTACTGGTACAGCACACCAGGGTTATTAAAACAATGGCAAGATGAAGTGCTATCTTATGGTTGGGCTTATGGTGAAGGAGGAGACAAGCTTCACGGTAAGGAACTAGGTTTAGCTATTTCAACCTTCGGACCTAAAGATTCATATCAAACAACTGGTTACAACAACTTTTCGATGGAGACATTAACAACACCTTTACAACAAACTAGCAACCTAATTGGGACTCGCTTTATGCCACTATTTATTTTAAATGGTGTAATGCATGTATCTGATGAGCAATTAACAGAAAATGCAAAAGCTTATGTAGATTACGTACTTCAACCATCCCTGAATAAGAACGTATTCTGA
- a CDS encoding MarR family winged helix-turn-helix transcriptional regulator: MNEEEQQVLIHCLYFTASRFARNITKIAENTFDFGDLAPSYYYMIMIVKFNPEITQKELCHKLSIAPSTSTRFIDKLEKLKLVTRKMNGKQTFISLTEEGEKAYKQFRISLKEMFNDYSQILGREFSLDLSRMLHEASNKLEKNS, encoded by the coding sequence ATGAACGAAGAAGAACAACAAGTATTAATTCATTGTTTATATTTCACAGCTAGCCGTTTTGCTCGGAACATTACTAAAATAGCTGAAAATACGTTTGATTTTGGGGACCTTGCGCCATCCTATTATTACATGATCATGATCGTAAAATTCAATCCTGAAATAACTCAAAAAGAACTTTGCCATAAATTATCTATCGCTCCCTCTACTAGTACAAGGTTTATTGATAAACTAGAGAAGTTAAAGCTTGTTACTAGAAAAATGAATGGCAAACAAACGTTTATATCCTTGACCGAAGAAGGAGAAAAAGCTTACAAACAATTTCGTATATCTCTAAAAGAAATGTTTAATGATTATTCTCAAATATTAGGTCGAGAATTTAGTCTTGATTTAAGCAGAATGCTTCATGAAGCGAGCAATAAGCTGGAAAAAAATTCGTAA